The Heyndrickxia acidicola sequence GGCCATTCTTTTTCCTCCTTTTGCGTATTGCACCACTCAGCCATAAACATCGCTAAGGTTTTTGTAAAATCAACCAATTGTTGAACTTCCAGCTTTTCATTTATAGCGTGGGCATCCTCCAGTTTTCCCGGACCGAATATGACTGTTGGGATACCTGCCCGTCCAAGCCATCCTGCATCGGTGACTGTCGTAGACATCCCTATTTCGGGTTTCTTGCCTAAGGTATTTCGATACGACTTCACCAGTAATCTTGTTCCTATGTGTTCAGGATCGATTTCAAGAGAAGGGAAGACTTCGCCCTTATCCATAATCATGGATTTTCCTCCCCATTTAAATTGAGGAGGATGATTCCTTAACCAAGGGTCGCTTTGAGCTACAAGATGGATATGTTCTTCAATTTCCTTGATGATTTGTTCATAGTTCTCATTGGGATAAAAGTGTACTGTCACCCACAATGAACATCGGTCGGCAACAAAGGCTGCATGCCGCCCACCTTCAATGACGGCAGGATTAATGGTGTTGGTACCCGGAGCAAAACCAGGGTATTGTTTTGTAATCGCCCAATGCCGTTCAAGCTCCTGAAGACCTGAGATGACTTTCATCATCTTTTCAATAGCATTGGCCCCATGTATCCCGCCGCCTGCGTGAACCATTTTTCTGCGTAAACCATCATGGTACGTTTCTGTGCTCTGTATGGTAATCCAGCCTGTAATGACTCCTCCTTGGCCCTCGATATGAAGATCACTGGTATCCACGACTACTGCAAAATCCGCTTTGTACCCTCTCTCCGTACAATCAAGGGTTCCTGCTTCCCCCACCTCTTCACCAATGACCGATTGTAATTGAAGATTCCCTTTAAGTGGGATATTTAAATCTTTTAACACCTTCACGGCCAGCAATGCTCCTGCCAAACCGCCTTTCATATCTGCAACTCCCCGGCCGTATAGATAGCCCCCCTCTTCTCTTAAAACAAAAGGCGGTGTTTCCCAATCACTCTCATCCCCTACTTCTGCCACGTCCACATGGCCGTTTATAATTAAGCTTTTGTATGCTTCTGCAGAGTCTCCAGGCAATATCCCCACAACGTTGGAGTCACCGGGGTAGACCTCCCATCTCTCCGTTTTAAAATCCAAATCCATTAAATACTTATTTATGTAATGTTGTATTTTGCTTGAATTGCGGGCTGGAGGGCTTACAGTTGGATATCCCACAAGTTTAGATACTAATTGAATAAGTTCATCTTTTCTTGCCTCAATCTCATTCGTAATTCTTGCAGCTAGTTCTTCTGTAACAAAGTCCAAGCTTTTTCACCCCTTATTGCTTTGTCTATGTACTTTTTAACGCAAAAAAACCACTCATTTACGGAGAAATGAGTGGGTTATAACCATGTCATAAAAAATAAAAATATAAGAATTGACCTGATTGTTAATTTCCACTTCCCTCCGCTGGTATAATCCAGTTCAGGTTCAAAGGGTTTAGAACTAATGTTCAGTCTCAGCCATTCAGGCTCCCCTAGCAGTAAGCAATATTTATTTCATTTCCTCGATCATATCTCTATTTCTTAAAATAGTAAAGTGGAAATGATTATTCTTCTAATATCTTGGCATGCATTTAAGATAATGTCTCTGTTAATCTTGCTTGTTATTTTCAGCAGCAATCAACGGTGAATTAAATTCAATATTGGGCTTTAACTCAGATATGCAAGCGTTGTTGGTCCTGCTGGTTGATTTCCGTTGCAGGCACTCGCTTTCCGCGGGGCGGTTGGGAAGCCTCCTCGTCGCAAGCTCCTGCGGGGTCTTCCCTTACACGCTGATCCCGCAGGAGTCTCGTACTTTTCACTTCAATCAACGGTGAATTCAAATTAACATTGGGCTTTAACTCAGATATGCAAGCGTTGTTGGTTCTGACAGTTAATTTTCGATCAATCAATGTGGGTGTAATAGTAACATTAATTTTTACAGAATGTTAAATTACAAGGTTGAAAACTGTTCGTTTTTTAGCTCATTCGTGTGAAACGGCCGTTTCACACGAATGAGCTAACAGTGTCCTTTAACAACGCATATTAGAAAAGAATTCATGCTCCATTAACATCGTATGTCTGGATATAAAATATAAGTGTTTTCCTTCGATGGAAAAAGTTTTATTAATAAAATCCTATTGATACATTTTACTTCCAGTATTTCTAAATTCTTTCGCTTTTTCTTCCATCCCCTCCATAATCATTGCTTCCTTTCGGTGATCCTCTTCTTTTACCCGTTCTCGTATATCCTGTGAAATTTTCATACTGCAGAATTTTGGACCGCACATGGAGCAAAAATGAGATGTTTTCGCCCCTTCTGCCGGAAGTGTTTCATCATGATATTCCAGCGCTCTTTCCGGATCTAATGACAAATTAAATTGATCTCTCCATCGAAATTCAAATCTGGCTTTTGAAAGGGCATCATCCCGCATTTGGGCTCCGGGATGCCCTTTTGCTAAATCTGCAGCATGCGCAGCAATTTTATAGGTGATAACCCCGGTTCTTACGTCCTCTTTATTTGGAAGGCCCAGGTGCTCCTTTGGTGTTACATAACAGAGCATGGCCGTTCCAAACCATCCAATCATTGCAGCACCAATGGCTGAAGTAATATGGTCATAGCCTGGGGCAATATCTGTTGTTAACGGGCCTAAAGTATAAAAAGGGGCTTCATCACAAACTTTCATTTGCTTATCCACGTTTTCTTTAATTAAATGCATTGGAACGTGTCCTGGACCTTCAATCATTACTTGTACATCGTGATTCCAAGCTATTTCCGTGAGTTCTCCAAGTGTTTCCAGCTCCGCTAATTGTGCCGCATCATTTGCATCTGCAATGGAACCTGGACGAAGGCCATCCCCTAAAGAAAAGGATACATCATACGTTTTCATAATTTCACAGATTTCTTCAAAATGAG is a genomic window containing:
- a CDS encoding acetylornithine deacetylase; the protein is MDFVTEELAARITNEIEARKDELIQLVSKLVGYPTVSPPARNSSKIQHYINKYLMDLDFKTERWEVYPGDSNVVGILPGDSAEAYKSLIINGHVDVAEVGDESDWETPPFVLREEGGYLYGRGVADMKGGLAGALLAVKVLKDLNIPLKGNLQLQSVIGEEVGEAGTLDCTERGYKADFAVVVDTSDLHIEGQGGVITGWITIQSTETYHDGLRRKMVHAGGGIHGANAIEKMMKVISGLQELERHWAITKQYPGFAPGTNTINPAVIEGGRHAAFVADRCSLWVTVHFYPNENYEQIIKEIEEHIHLVAQSDPWLRNHPPQFKWGGKSMIMDKGEVFPSLEIDPEHIGTRLLVKSYRNTLGKKPEIGMSTTVTDAGWLGRAGIPTVIFGPGKLEDAHAINEKLEVQQLVDFTKTLAMFMAEWCNTQKEEKEWPFQNGSMKN